The following is a genomic window from Sciurus carolinensis chromosome 3, mSciCar1.2, whole genome shotgun sequence.
TGGTGGCCTGGCCGGCTGCCTGGAGCTGGGAGGTGAGATCCTCCTGAAGGCTGGCTCTTAAGGAGAGTGGCAAATCTGACCTAGGATGGCCTTTGGCCCTGTGTGGGAGGGAGCTGCCAGCCACGTGACTGTTTGCACCATTGATCTCCCTTGGAGTTAACGAGGGAGATGCATGTCAAACTTCACTCATTCACTGATGACCTGAGCAACCTTGTTGGATCTGACAATCGTCTCTCAATATTAGAACATCCCACAGCTTTTGTGCCTCAATAAGTCAAGCTTTGATCTGTGGAATTTGCccatttccatggtgtaaattcTCATACTAGTTTCATGCTGCTCACTGGATGTCATTGGATGTGGAGCTGGAGAGAGATGGGCAGTAGCACCCTCTCAGATCCAGTAGTAAATGGAAACAACTCCAGAGGCACAGAGAACACTCATACCACAAAATAGGCAGCCATGTGTaatatttgttaacttttttatttttatatttgattttattctttggtactagggattgaacccaggggtacttatcactgaaccacgtccccagcccatttattttgaattttgagacagaatctcactaaattgctgtggctggcctcaaacttatgatcctactgcctcagcttcctgagtaaatttgtttttaatataaataattacaagTTTAATTACTAATGATGGCTGTTTAACAAGTAGCTAGCAAAATGCCTGAAAATGCAGCAGTCAGCTCTCCTGAGCTAGTATGACCCGCCTGTGCATGCCACAGGGAGGCTGAGCGTGGGCCTGCAGGGCACCCTCTGGTCCTGTGTCTGCCTGAGGCCTCCAGGGTAAAGTCTAAGCCCCTGGCCTGGAGCTCAGCACCTGGGGCTGCCTCACCTCTTCTCACCTCAGCAACACCAGCTGTCGCTCCTCCTGACCACCATTCCTTTGGTTACACTGGCCTCTTGGCCTGATGCCTTTCTTCTTCCTAATATCAGCCAGAGGAGGTGGGGTGCTCTGGGGAGCTGCCCTGGGTCCAGCTGTCCTGGCTCCAGGCCTGGCTTGGCTTCAGCCTCGGCACACCTTCCCCGGCAACACAACAGGGAGCTGCAGAAGACCCAGCCTGCCAGGCTCAGTCAGCACACAGAGGCCTTGTGCACAGGCATGCCAGCATCCGAAGGGCTAAAGGCCCTGCCCGCTTTGGTCTGGGGAGTCTTTGGGTCCGGAGCGGTGCCTCTTACCCAGGGTGTGGGCAAGCTCAGAGTTCCATTTGGGAACTTGTATCCAAGTCTGCTGCCACAGACTCCTCTGCATCTGCTGGGGGGCGGCTAGGGGGGAGCCACCCCAGGGTGAAGGGCAGGACAGGTAGTGAGTGAAGGCAGGAGGTGTTGATGGAGAATGTTTATTGTATAAAATAAGAAGGGGCTGCCCCCTCTGGGGACATAGTGGACAGaaccctcccacccacccacccatcaggGAAGCCCATCCTGGGGCTGCCCTGGACCCACCCCTGCAGCCCTGAGGGAGACCCTGCTCCCTCCTGGCCTCTCATGGGGGCCAGGGAAGGCTGGAGTTGTACCCCGgaaagaggaggcagagaggacagGACCCTGTCACCCCAGCCTTGTCCCCAtgcttccccctccccacccataCCACTCCCCACAGCAGACTTGGACACCAAACAGCTCAACACAAGGGCACACTCGGGCCAGGGGCTGCCCCTCTGCCAGGCTGGCCTGGGGAGGGGCTCTAGAAGACCGTGCATTTCTTGCCAGGCTTTTTCACTGGGGGTGGGCAGAGCACTGCCCGGATGGCCTCGTCAAACACCGTCTTCAGGCCCCGCTGGGTCAGGGCTGAGCACTCCAGGTACTTGACAGAGCCTGGGGGACAGCAGGCAGTGGTGGGGGAGACAGGAAAGGGGTCAGTGGAAAGCAGGGCAGGCCCCCAGAACACACCCCTTCCTCGCCCACGTGTACCCACTCACCAATCTCTCGGGCCATGGCCAGGCCCTGTGGGTAGGTAATAGGTGCCAGTTTCTTGTCCCGCAGCCGCTCTATGGTGTCCTTGTCGTCACGGAGGTCCAGCTTGGTGCCCACCAGGAGGATGGGTGTGTGGGGGCAGTGGTGCCGCACCTCTGGGTACCACTGTGGAGACAGGCTCTGAGCCTGCAGGCTCCCCCAGCCTGCCCAGGGCAGGCCACGCCCCAGGCCTCTTCACTGCCCCTGGACACACTAGGCTCTCTCTACTGGGAACAAAGATGCCCCACCAGAAGACTTAGGACATACCAGGGCCCCATCAGGGCCCACCTCCGGTGGGGAGATGCCCTCTGTTCTCGGCAGCAGTGCCCACCCTCCTCACCAGGGCCACCAGCAGTGTCCCCCCCAAGCAGAACGGAATTTCATTTGCCTCTGAAGGCCAAGCTGCCTAAGGTCTGCAGGCAAGAGACCTCGGTCTTGGGGCAGATGCTCAAGGCAAGCCCTCCCCGAGAAAGTCTGacccctccagccctgccctaCCTTGGCACGAACATTCTCAAAGGAAGCTGGGCTCACCAAGGAGAAGCAGATCAGAAAGACATCCTTGAGAGGGATGAGCAGATGAGAGGGTCAAGGAGGGTTCAAAAGCTccctatccccacccccaccagggcCACCCAGCTCCTTTGGCTCTCCCTGTTGTCACCTACAGTTTGAGGATAGGAAAGTGGTCGCAGCCGGTCATAGTCCTCCTGCCCTGCAGTGTCCCACAGCCCCAGGTTGACTGGCTTCCCATCCACCATCACGTTGGCTGAGTAGTTGTCAAAACTGCAGAGCAAAGTGGCAAAGACCTGGGCTCGGCAGGGGTCTCAGGCCACCCAAGCAGTCCGCGGACTCAGGTTCTTAATTAAGCCTGCTGCCCTACACTTCAACCCCACTGAGGAGGCCCACAGCCCGGGCCACTTGGGTTGAATGAGGGGCCCGGGGGAGTCTCCTGCACCGTGCGCTCAGCCCCCGATAGCTGGTTCCTGCACCTCCCACCCGCACGCACTCACACAGTGGGGATGTACTCTCCAGGGAAGGCGTTGGTTGTGTAGCTGATCAGCAGACACGTCTTCCCCACGGCGCTGCGGACAGAGGGCCGGCCCACGTGGTTCGCGGGCCTCGCCTCGCACCCTCTGCCTAACAAGGACTGCCCCTCCCACGGAGCCAGAGGCCAGTTTGGgcggctggggtggggtggggcccGGGGATCCCCCAGCAGGTCTGCAGCCACCTGGGTCTGGAGAAGGACGCCCAGGGCGCAGGAGCAGACTCCCACCCTGGGTCGGGCCGAGATCCTTGCGCCCGGGAGGGCTGCAGAAGAGGGTGGGGCCGCCGAGGGCTCCGCACAGGTGAGAGGCCCTGCCCCACCCACCGGGAGCACGGGGCGGGGACCCGCCAGCATCAGGTGGGCCCGGGCCGGAGACTGGCGGACCGCGCGAGCGGGCCCCGCCCCACCCGCCCCTGGGACCTGCGGCCCGGCCGCGGCGAGCGCGCGCGGGGCCACCCCACTAGGACCCCGCGCCGCtggccgccccgccccgccgcgtCCCTGCCCCACTGTCCCCGCGGCCCCGGCCGCGCACTCACCCGTCGCCGACCACCACGCACTTGATGGCCTGCATGGGCGCGGGGCCGGGCGGCGGCGGGCGCGGCCGCGAGCCGAGCTGCGGAGAAATGCCCGGCGCCGCAGCGGCCACGGACCCGAGCGCCGAGGAGCGGCCGGAGACAGCCGAGCGCCGCCGAGCGCGGGCCGCGGAGACAGCCGAGcgcgcggcggggcggggcggggcgcgcgAGCCGccgcgggggcggggcggcgggggCCAGTCTGTCCCCGCGCCGGGCAGGCTCCGCGGCGCTCGGACCCGGGGTCCACACCCGAGACCGGGCACAGGGCGCCGCCGACCCGCGGTACCCCGAGCTGGGAGGGCGGGGCGGCGGCGGCTCCCGGGGCACCGCCCCCCGAGGCGGGGAAGGCGCCGGCGAAAGCGCGGGTATCTGCAGTCCCAGGCCGGAGGCGGGGATCGCGCGGCCTTCAGGCGCCAGGTAGCATGAGgggcggccccgccccgcccgcggGTCCTTCCCGTGGGGTTCGGTAGCGGCTGAGAGAGGCGCTGGACCAAGACGCATCACCAAGTGCAAAAGTTCTGTATTTCAGACTCGCCGTCGGCGCGCGGCAGCGCTCACGGTGGgaactccctccctcccaccgCCGCACTGTCCCCGCGGGGGACCAAGGAGCCCCTTCCTGGGCGCACGCGGTCCTCCCGGCGTAGGGCTGCGGGGTCGCTTTGGCGTGGACCGCACGCCAGCTGGGCGCCAGGTTTGTCCCCACGGTGGAAGAAGGGGGACCCGGGGCCTGCGCTTTAGGAAGGGACACGCATGAGAGACGCCACCCCTCGGTCCTCCCGGGGCGATAGGGACTTCACTTTGGGGGACTCAGAGATCTCAGGGGAGACCCCTGGACATAAGCCAAGACAGCATTTTGCAGGAAGCTCGCCCGCTGGGCCTCCTCATCACGGATGCGTGCCATCTCTGCCTCTTTGAGCCGCAGCTTCTCCCGGAGGGATGCGTTCTCGCTCTCCTTGTCCAGCAGTGCCTCCCGGTGGTCACTCGCGATCACTGCAGGCGAGGGGCTCAGTGAGAAGGGGGGCTGAGACCTGATCCAGTTCAACCCAGCAGCCAGGTGTGAACTTACCTTTGAGCTGGCGTTCCAAGGCTGCCACTTTCTCCCTCAGAGCCTCCTGGGCTGTCAGCTCGGCCTGCAGGCGGCCCATCTGCTCCTGCAGTTCCACTCGCACCCTGGTCACCTCTGCTACCTTTTCCTGGTCCTTGTTGCTCAATTCCTGTGGGTCATGGGGTGAGACACAGCAGGAGCAGGCACCCCTGGGGCCCGCGGCCCTGGAAGTCCACTACCTGCTGTAGCTCCTCTATGCGCCGCCGCTGCCCCTCCACCTGCAGGCTGAGCTGGCTGGCCCGTGCCTGGGCCTCGGCCACCGTCTGCTTCTGCTGCATGCAGGTGCCCTGCGCTTCGTCCCGCGCTTGTGCCAGCAGCCGCAGCTTCTCCTCCAGATGAGCCAGGTGCTGTTGCTGGGGGCATGGGAGGCACTCTGTCCAGGGGCCTCCTGGCCCCAGCATGCATCTGGAGCAACAGTCTGCATGTGGACTGACCCCCATCTCTAGAGAGACTGAGGGGAAGGCTCCAGTGTCGCTTGAGATCACTCGTCTTGTTCTGCAGCTGCTCTATCCtgtgcctccaggacctccaggacCATCCCCTCATGCACCCCCAGGCTTGAATCTAGCCCTTTGGACTCGTGGTGCCTCCCTCTCCCGTCTCAGAGCCCCGGTTGTGTGGCCAACGGCCCGGGTCTTGCCCACGTTAGCCTCACTCCCAGTGGCTCAAGCCAGTCCTGAAGGCTTTGCAGGGTTCTGCAACAGGCTATGAGCACTTGTGGCCACATCTCACCTCCTCCAGGCGGGCCTGGTTCCTGGCCTTGATGAGCTCCTCTTCGGCCTGGCCACGCTCGCTAAGTGCTGCTGCCTTCACACGGCTCAGTTCCTGCAACAACAGCCATCTGCTAGTCCATCCTGCTCTGGCCCAGGCTCCCTTCTGGGCCATGGGGCTGGGAGACTCCCTCCATCAGCCTCTTAAGGCCACATgcaccaccccccacccccagctcacCGGACAGGGTTTCTACAGCCAAGGAGGCTCACACTAGCTCTCTGTGGCCTCTCAGGGACGCTGGTGGGTGGGTCCCCAAGGTAGGGTACAGTAAGGCTGAAACCAGAAAGGTGTGCCCCAGGTCCCGGGACCCGGCATGACAGGAGCTGCCACCCTCACTCGCCCTAGGGCTGAAGCTTGCCCCCGTCCATGTGGGCTCACCTCCTCCAAGGACAGTCTCAGGGCCTCCAGCCTCTGCACCCTCTCCTGCATGGCCCTCTCACTTTCCTCCAGGTGGCGGGTCATGTGCTCCACCTGCCCAGGTGTGGGAGTCAGGCCAGGGTTGGGAGGTGCAGGCTTTCCCAGTCCACCCCCATGGAATCCCTGCCCCGGAGGGCACACATCTCTTGGGAAAGGTCACCCTGAGGGTGCTGGTAGGAGCAAGTACAAGGGCATGCATGCCCGAGCAGGGGAGCCGGCATCTCTTCACCTGTGGGGAGCACTACACACTCGAGGGCCTGGGTGGTGAAGATCCGCCACCAGCAACTGAAGGCTGAACTGAAGGGGCATGCTTTAGGGACACTGAGGCCTGTACATGCCAGGTGGATGGGGAACCAGGGCCCACAAGACATGCACCATGAAGGTACCTCCTTGAAGCGCAGTTTTTCCGAGTCCTCCATGCTCTGTCTGGCCCTTCTCTTCTCCACATCCAGGCGCTCTAAACCCAGGGGGAAAGTATGATGAACCTTCTCTGGAGTGCTCCGTCCCTGGGGCTCCCTGTCCCGGTAGTGGCAGGCCTGCCTGTGCCCACCCTCAGCCTGCACAACTCGAATCTTCAGCTCAGCTGATGTGTTGGTCAGCTCCTGCCTGGTCAGAAACAGCTCTTCCTGCTGGGACTTCAACTTCCGCTCCAGTTCATCCACCTGGAAAGCCAGCAGCACGGGCAGGAGCTGGGCCAACCCTGCCGGCCCACCCTCGGCTCCCTGGGTGGGTGGTCCCGTGACCCTTGTACCTGGTTTCGGAGCAGCAGGTTCTTCTCACTGGCGGCAGACAAGTCTCTGAGGAGCCTGGACTCCCGCTCTGCAGCTTCCTGAGTTGGGCGTGGGTGAGTACCAGTCACACTGCTGCCACCCCCAGCTGTCCCCCGGCACGTGCCCCACCTGCTGCTCCAGCCTGcgctccttctctcccctctgtgACAGACTCAGCCGCTCCTGCTCTGCCGTGGCCAGCAGCTCCCCCAGGTCCTGGGACTTCTGCTCGGACAGAGCCAGGGCAGCCTCAGTCATCTGCAGCCTGCAAAGAGGAAGGGCCAGCCAGCTCCGTGCCAACTCCATCAGCAGTGTCCGCTGACCTCACTCCTGCCAGGCCCTATTCAAATCCCAGTCAGTGCTCACCTCTCTCAGAAAGCTTTCCTGGGTAACCTGCCTCTGCCTGCACCCCTCCCGTCCCGTGGGCACAACTCCATGTGTTCTGAGGCCACCCCTCCCCTGTTTACTTGGCCTTGAGGGCGTTGATGATGGAGTGCCTCTCATTCAGGGCTTCCTGAAGCTGCCCCGCACGTGCTGCTGCCGCCCTGTGGGCAAAGGAGGCTCTGCGAAACCCAAACCCTGGGTCCCTCCCTGGCCTGCCAAGCAGCTGTTGTTCCTTATGCATCTGCGGCAGGCCAGCTCGGAGCTGAGGGCAGCAGTGTGACTACTGGTACTCACTGCCACTGGCCCTCTAGCCCACCTCCTTAGGAAGCACAAGGTACAACTCCTTCTCAGGCAGGTGACCCAGGTTTGCGGCTCAGCTGCAGCCCTGCCTCCCCAACCCTGGGCCACTCACTGGCTGCTCCTGGCCATCTCTTCTCGCTGCTTGTCGATTGTCTCCATCAAATCCAGAAACTGGGGACAGAGCAGACCCCCTCAGAGTCCAGAGTCTgcttgccctgccctgcccaagCAAAGGAGAGCAGATGCCCACCAACGCAGCTGGGCAACACTCAGCCTCCTGGCCCCACTGCCTCACTTAGAGGAAAGATGCCCTGCAGAGGGGCTGGAGGCCGGGACTCTGGCTCTCAGGAAGACCCGGCCCAAAGGAAGTAGGGTCAGGAGGTCGCCTTGGTTAGGGTCATCTGTGCCCCAGAGGCTCCAAGGTCTGGAGGAAGGGAAGGTGGTATACTATGGGGGCAAGGGAGTGGGAAGCTGGCCAGGTCCTGCATCCACAGCAGCTCTGAGGTCTGTGAGGATGCTGCTTACCTGCTTGGACTTCTCCTCCTGGAGGTATTGGACCTCCTTGCTAAGAAGGTGGGTGCGGGCTTGGGTCTCCTGGAAGGCAGAGTGCCGGTCCCGGTTGTGCTCCATGGCTTGCTCTGTTGGAAGGAGCCGTGTTATCCACCTGCTGGGAATCTGCCTGAGGAAGCGTGGAAGACTGGCCCAGCCCTGCACTGGCTATACCTAAAAGATGGTCATCTGGGAACCAACCCCCTGTGGGATGCACCACCTCCACTACACCTGGGGTGGGGCTGAAAGCAGGAGGTACCTGGCATGGGGACCTCTCCTGCACATTGAGGAGGTTGCTCCAGCACAAGAGATGGCTACCATGCTGGAGCGGCTGTCCTCCACCACAAGGCTGAGGGCCACTGCACAACTTAAGAGGTGTTCTGGAAAGCTGCAggcgggggctggggttgtggctcagtggtacagcgcttgcctagcacatgtgtggcactgggttcaatcctcagcaccccataaaaaataaataaataaaataaaggtattgtgttcatctacaactaaacaataatttttaaaaaaggacttaaaaaaaaaaaaaaaaaaaaaaaaaggcccaggCGGGTGTGAGTCAAAAGCCATTTCAACAGCTACTGCTTGCCTGGAGGTAGGTCTGGGAACAGTGAGAAGTTGGAGATGACAGAGGGTTAGGTAGCGCCATCAGGAAGAAGTGACCCTATAGCACAGTAGCACAGAGGTGTGGTAGAAGCCAGGGTTCAGGACTCTGGGCCCATGCTCAGACTTCTGTGTCACTGCGTGACACATGGGGAGCTATAAGGTGTGGATCCGCTATCCTGGGGCTGAGATGTCCTCTACAGGGACTTGTGGGGAGGAAAGATCACAGCTGTGGCAGAAGCAGCACAGGCCACGTGGCTCTCTACCTACAGGGCTCACATGCACAGCCACAAACTCAAGGATGACCAGGAGACAAATGCCAAGAAATGCTAGAGTCGGGCTCCTGGTCACAGGGGCTTTGCTTGCCAGTCTGTGAAATGTGACGCCCTCCCCCACTACCGGGTCCTGAGAACTGAATGAGCACGTGGCTGCCACGCAGCAGGCTGTGGCTGCCTGCCTTCTGCTCTTCCCTCACCCCCGTGGTGCTAACCTACACTGGGTTACTCCTGTGGTAAGCCTACCTGTCCAAAGCCCTGAGCTGCCCCCCTCCCTTGGTGGGAGCCTCTGTCAAAGGGCTTCCTGTCCTGTTCCAAACTGAGGAGCAAGCAGCTCCATGCACCCGTACCCACGGCTCTGAGGACGTCACTGGGGACGTTGTTCCCAGCCAGGTCCAGCCTCCAGAGGGTTCTGTTGCTGGGGAGACAGTTCACCAGGGCCCGGCCCCCCAGGAGGCCAATGTTATTCCAGCGCAGGTCTGGAAGGAAACCTGCTGTCACTAGATGGAAGGTACCTGGTAGACTGGGGGAGCTGGCCTAGTCAAGGCTGCTTCCTTTGCCTATGGTTGCCAACAAAGCAGGAAGCCCAGCCCACTCCTTCCAGAGGGATGAGGGAGCAGGGGATATGGCCTGAAACACCCCAGGTCCCGCCGGGGAAGCCGGAGTGCAGAAGGCCTCACCCAGCTGCTGGAGAGTGGCATTGCCCTTCAGGGCCAGGGCCAGCTCCTCTGCCCCCTTGTGACTGATCTGGTTGTTGCGGAGGTCCAGCTGCTGCAGGGTGCTGTTGGCTGCCAAGCCCCCACAGAAGGTGGCAAAGGCATCTTCCCATGTGCCCAGATTGTTCCACTCCAGGGTGAGGCTGTGGGAAGGGGACTCAAGGTGCTCAGCCCAGTGGAGCACCTGACCTGGGGGGGCCCAGGGCCTGCAGAGGCTGTGGGTTCAGGCGTCTGATGGATGTTGGAGCCTCCTGAGTGATTTATACCCACCTACTCCCCACCAACGGACGTGGAACACAGACAACTGGACTGAAGGAGTGAATGGGTTGCAGGACTGTGTTCTCTGGGGCCAACCCTGAGCCAGAGGGACCTGGTGGATTGGGATGGTGCTATACCTCTGAATGGACTGGTTCTGTCGAAGGAGTTTTCCCAGAGCCTCGGCCCCTGCAGCTCGAAGGTTATTGCCCTAGGATAGGAACAGTCTGGCCAATCACTTCCTGTCACCTGCTGGGTTCTGAATACCACATCCCTGCCCCTTGGAACTTTGGTCAGGCAACACATAAGGCCAGGGAGGCAAGCTCTGGAGAAGGTACATGTCCTGTAAGAGCCTAGTTTCCCTGATATCCTGGGCTGCTGTGCTCAGTATTTATGGGAGCACTGCCCTCAGCACACATGTGTGTGGGACAATCGGAGGGGAACCATGGAGGTCCTGGGTGCCAGACCTTACAGACACGGTTTCTAGCCACTGTCAAGATCCCAGGCCCTGGGACCCTGCATTCTCCCCTCTCCTACCCAGAGTACAGGCCTGCTCACCTTTAGATCCAGAAGCTTCATGACAGTGTTGGCACACAGTCCTTGGAGCAGCAGTGTGGTTCCTGGATAAAGGAGATGGGTGGTCACTCTCTGCCTCTGCTGGCCCTGAGCCCTCCCTGTGGGCCCCATCTCGGTGCATCTCCCTAGACAGAAGAGGGAGGACTGCCCCATTGTTCCCATTGTTCTGGGTTTACACTGGAAATTAGTCTTCTTGCTCCCTGTAAGGTCTGAAACATTTGCCGCCTTGCCAGGCAGCACTGGGTTTTTGAGACCTCTCTAGAGCCAGCACAGAAGAACCGGAAAGTCAGGGAATGTTAAGCCTTCTTTTCCTCCGCTATACAGGGAAATTGCCCTCTGCTTCCAGGTTTTGGGAGGGGACACTTGCTCACTTTCCGGTACATACAGGAGAAGAGGAAACAATCAGGTGGCACAGAAGcattccctgcctgcagcttcGGAGGTCAGCCCTTTAAGTTGCAGAGGACGCCCTGCAACTCAGGCGCCCACCTTCCTCGCTCAGCATGCAGTCGCTAAGGACAAGCTCTGTCAACAGTGCCTGATTCTGCAGCAGCTTGCCCAGGGCCCTGCAGGTGTCCACCGTGAGGCTCTGCGTGGCCAGGTCCAGTCGGCCCCGTGGAAGCTGGTGCAGTTGCTGCAGGACAGCATCCTGGGGTTCGGACCCACTCTCCTTGCATAGACGGCTGTAGGAACGCCGAAACTCCTCCATGTCCCCGAGTGCGGGCTGGCCCTCCCCGCATTCTCCTAGAGACAGGTTCCAGGTGAGCGGCTAGGCCGGCGGCCGAGAGGCCCCCTCCCTGGGGGCCTACACGTAGCTGCAAGAGGGGCAGCCGCTCAACACCCGGCTCAGCGCGGGCAATCCTGGCATCGGGGTTGGGTCGACGTCTCAAACGACGGGGGCTGGGGACGAGCTACGCTGACCCCAAGGGGGAGGCCTAGGAGGGTGGGATGGGACGGTACGGGTGGTCGGGACCGCGCAAGGAGGGCGTCCCCGGATGGCAAGCGAGGACAGGGAGGCCGAGGAGAGCTGGTCAAGAGAGCAGGCAGGCGCGTCACACATACCCCGAACCCTCCCTGCGAACCCTCCCTGCGAACCCTCCCTGCGGACTCCGCGGCTCCCAGCCCGCCCTCGCGCCGCGGAACCCACTAGCCGCCTCCGCGCTTCACACTGCCCCGCGCGCCTCAGTATCCAGGAAGAGCAGGGGGCGCCGGGAACGGCGAAGGGGACTTCAACTCCCAGGAGGCGTTGCAGAAAAGTGGCTCATCAAAGGCCAATGAGAGAGAAGAGCGGACGCGCGCTGTGGCTGCAAGCCCAGGAGCTCCGCCTCATTGGCTGGGATCTGGCGGCACGGGGGCGGGGCTCCAGGGGAACGCTCGCGATCATTGGTCAGGGGTGTGGCCCAGGCTCATTGGCTGAGGCGCAGGGGCGGGGTTTCCCAGAGCGCTGCCGGCGGCGGCGGTTATGGAGGGATCCTGCGCGGGTTTCCGTAAGGTGAGATCCATGACTGGCGGGCTGCGGGTGCGGACGCTGCAGCTCCCGCGTGGCACCTGTGCGGGTCCGAAGCCAGTCCGCGCGCTGTCCGCGTATTCTTCGAGGGTGGGGTCCCCCGGCCAGACCGAAGGGTCTGCGGAGGCAGCCGGACCGCCGCCCGCCCCTGGGCTCAGCGGAAGAGATGGAGCGCGGTCCAGCCGCGGAGCCGCAGGGCCTCCCACACCGCCCGGGCCCCTGGCGCGAGCAGAAGCTGCTGCGGCGCGCGTACTCCTTGGTGCCGCCAGGCGCGGCAGCGCGGGCTCAGCCGTCTGCACGGAGGCCTTCCCTAGGAGGCAGGGCTAGGGTTAGACTCAGGCTTCCCATCCGAGGGTCTGTGCAGAGGGCCCACTGGCCTCCACCCCCCGCGCAGACTAAGTGGTTTCTAGGTTGTTTCATTTAGTTGTTTTGCCTGAAAGTTGAGACAATGAGCGTCCTTCACGACTGGAAGGTGCACCAGGAGGGCTTCCTGTTGTGCTTGTCCCCTGGTGGAGGACCTAAGCTTGTAGAGGCGCGGGAATTCTTTTCACCTGCATCAGCCCCTTCTTGAGTTATTAACTTCCGAAGGAAAGTCACTGCGGCTTGGGTACTGCCTGAGACATGACACGGGGAGGGTCACAGCCTGTCTGGTTCTGGATTAAGCCCACCTGGACAGCTAGATCCCTGAGGACCTTGGCCAGAGCTGGGATTGTAGTCATTACTGACAAGCAGGCGTCCTCAGCGAGGATGACAAGGGGCTTGTGTCCTGTATGACCTGTGTGGTGGGGGCCAGGAGCTGGGCATGTTCACTGTGCCTCTCCTGGTCCTCCCCTCCTGGAGGTCACTGTAGAACGACTGCAGAAGCTGTTGTCCAGCCCCTTGCAGTGGCTGCCTCTCTGGCATGGTCTTCCAGAGCAGCATGCCAGGGGTCTTGGAGTAAGTGGGGCAGGTGGTACCTTCCTGACATGGCATTTGGTAAGCAGAACCAGCAGGTGGCACTAGGCTCCCATACTCATTGACAGGAACCCTCCTGGCTACTGCCAACTGCCCGTCAGGTTCTTCCCCTGCCCTCAGGACTTCTGTCTCTGCATCAACTCCTGCCCACTCTTCTCTGCGCTAGGTGAGACAGCGTGGCCTTTTCCTGGCTGATGCTAGTGGCCAGGTGGGTCCCAGCTCACCTTCCCCTGTGTGACAGGCTGCTGATCGGGCTCCTGTGGCTgctgccctctctcctccccagttGGTCCAGGCTGCTTCTCTTCTCAGCTGCTTCCTGCCCTGGGCAACTGGGAGGGGTGTCCTGGCCTCACGATCTGCACAGGTTCTTGTCCAGCTGCCCTGGTCCCCAGATTCCCTCACTATAGCACCATCCCACAGAATGGTGACATCCTTTCAGGTCTCAAGCCACAAAGTGAGAAGCCCTTCCTCCTAGAGGACCAACAGCTAGGCCCTGCTGCAGAGCCTATTCAATACCTCAGTAGCCCAGTCTTTCCAAGTCAGCGCCCCTCCACCCACAACCTGGAAATGGCGCCGTTTCCTGCCCAGGAGAGCTAAACAGGTCTCAGGTCTCTATCCAGCATTAGTGCTTCTGCACCGCAGCCCCGCTCCTGCTCCTGCCACACTGCACCAGACAATGATGTCCTAAGCAGGAGGATGGAGCTGGTGCCAAGTGAGGCA
Proteins encoded in this region:
- the Lrrc45 gene encoding leucine-rich repeat-containing protein 45 isoform X1, translating into MEEFRRSYSRLCKESGSEPQDAVLQQLHQLPRGRLDLATQSLTVDTCRALGKLLQNQALLTELVLSDCMLSEEGTTLLLQGLCANTVMKLLDLKGNNLRAAGAEALGKLLRQNQSIQSLTLEWNNLGTWEDAFATFCGGLAANSTLQQLDLRNNQISHKGAEELALALKGNATLQQLDLRWNNIGLLGGRALVNCLPSNRTLWRLDLAGNNVPSDVLRAVEQAMEHNRDRHSAFQETQARTHLLSKEVQYLQEEKSKQFLDLMETIDKQREEMARSSQAAAARAGQLQEALNERHSIINALKAKLQMTEAALALSEQKSQDLGELLATAEQERLSLSQRGEKERRLEQQEAAERESRLLRDLSAASEKNLLLRNQVDELERKLKSQQEELFLTRQELTNTSAELKIRVVQAEERLDVEKRRARQSMEDSEKLRFKEVEHMTRHLEESERAMQERVQRLEALRLSLEEELSRVKAAALSERGQAEEELIKARNQARLEEQQHLAHLEEKLRLLAQARDEAQGTCMQQKQTVAEAQARASQLSLQVEGQRRRIEELQQELSNKDQEKVAEVTRVRVELQEQMGRLQAELTAQEALREKVAALERQLKVIASDHREALLDKESENASLREKLRLKEAEMARIRDEEAQRASFLQNAVLAYVQGSPLRSLSPPK